The following proteins are co-located in the Myroides profundi genome:
- a CDS encoding helix-turn-helix domain-containing protein yields MDIERIKSIRKNSGYSQEYVAERLGISQKAYSDIESGKTKLKNEVLYEIAKILEISPAAICPISCECISNIENKHNELLAYLDAKGIEYPAKYI; encoded by the coding sequence ATGGATATTGAAAGAATCAAGAGTATAAGAAAGAATTCAGGCTATTCACAAGAGTATGTCGCTGAAAGATTAGGAATTTCGCAAAAAGCATATTCTGATATTGAAAGTGGAAAAACAAAGCTTAAGAATGAGGTATTGTATGAAATCGCTAAGATTTTAGAAATATCTCCTGCAGCTATTTGTCCTATTTCATGTGAATGTATTTCTAATATAGAAAATAAGCACAATGAGCTTTTAGCTTATTTAGATGCGAAAGGGATAGAGTATCCTGCTAAGTATATTTAG
- a CDS encoding beta-ketoacyl-ACP synthase III, translating into MTKTTTHKTIYANITAIGGYVPEQKRTNEDLAKVTDTSDEWITKRTGIKERRILEKGLATSDMAVRAIENLITTYNKNLTDIDAIIVATSTPDMPMPATANIVCEKLGIENVWGFDVNAACSGFLYALDLGASLVESQRYKNVVVIGADKISAYVNIQDRSTNILFGDGAGVVWLEPSTEIGVMDALMQSNGQGKAFLNIEGGGSLYPNTDLEEDDDKKYIKQDGKVVFKQAIQSMSDACLNVLQRNNLTVEDVNWLVPHQANKRIIDAVGKQIEIQEDKTLVNIANYGNTIAATIPLCIWENTDKIKKGDLVLLTAFGAGFSWGASLLRWSI; encoded by the coding sequence ATGACAAAAACAACTACTCACAAAACTATATACGCAAATATCACAGCTATCGGTGGGTATGTACCTGAGCAAAAAAGAACTAATGAGGACTTAGCTAAGGTAACAGACACGTCTGATGAATGGATTACAAAAAGAACAGGGATTAAAGAGAGAAGAATACTTGAGAAAGGACTAGCGACTTCTGATATGGCTGTAAGAGCCATAGAGAATTTAATCACTACATATAACAAAAACCTAACAGATATAGACGCTATCATAGTAGCTACGTCTACACCTGATATGCCTATGCCTGCTACAGCCAATATTGTATGCGAAAAGCTAGGAATAGAGAATGTATGGGGATTCGATGTCAATGCTGCCTGTTCGGGTTTTTTATATGCATTAGACCTAGGAGCCTCTCTAGTAGAAAGCCAACGTTACAAAAACGTTGTAGTCATCGGAGCAGATAAGATCAGTGCCTATGTCAATATTCAAGATCGTTCTACGAATATACTATTCGGCGACGGCGCAGGTGTAGTATGGTTAGAACCTTCTACAGAGATAGGTGTTATGGATGCGCTAATGCAGAGTAATGGCCAAGGAAAAGCATTCTTAAATATAGAGGGTGGTGGTTCATTATATCCTAATACTGATCTAGAAGAGGATGATGACAAAAAATATATCAAACAAGATGGTAAAGTAGTCTTCAAACAGGCGATACAGTCTATGAGTGATGCTTGTCTAAATGTTCTACAAAGAAATAACCTTACAGTAGAGGATGTAAACTGGCTGGTACCTCATCAGGCAAACAAAAGAATCATCGATGCTGTAGGAAAGCAAATAGAAATACAAGAAGATAAAACATTAGTCAATATCGCTAACTACGGTAATACTATTGCGGCAACTATCCCATTGTGTATCTGGGAAAATACAGATAAGATAAAAAAAGGAGATTTAGTACTTCTAACAGCATTCGGAGCAGGGTTCTCATGGGGAGCTAGCTTATTGCGTTGGTCAATATAA
- a CDS encoding helix-turn-helix domain-containing protein, with the protein MDTSYIQVYSLSDITHRYKNVLTDKRLAILDIGPKHKQYFVIDKPYQFTTFGLILVTGGRCEITINLEPTIIKKDDLLVVLPNQFFEIKRLTEDFSVKTVFIDPDLFLEAGFHVKSHSLVSFLSSEYPKIITLTREVFREFKNNIKRLTQLSYNTDNIYAKQLIIHHFSILMYELGNFYSKTVLQKSNTKLMRKEELAKKFIYLVSTHFKKERSVQFYAESMYISRKHLTKIIVEVFQKTPKQIISETIILEAKVLLRNPKSSITDIINELNFIDLSVFSKFFKTHTGISPTDFKNNL; encoded by the coding sequence GTGGATACTTCATATATACAAGTCTATTCTCTAAGCGATATAACGCATCGCTATAAGAATGTTCTAACGGACAAAAGATTAGCTATACTAGATATAGGGCCTAAGCATAAGCAGTATTTTGTTATTGATAAACCGTATCAGTTTACCACCTTTGGGCTAATCTTAGTGACGGGAGGTAGATGTGAGATTACGATTAATCTAGAACCTACTATCATTAAAAAGGATGACTTACTAGTAGTGTTACCTAATCAATTCTTTGAGATCAAAAGACTAACAGAAGACTTCTCTGTAAAGACGGTATTCATTGACCCAGACTTATTCTTAGAAGCAGGGTTCCACGTCAAATCTCATAGTTTGGTTTCTTTCTTATCTTCTGAGTACCCTAAGATTATCACCTTGACTAGAGAGGTGTTTAGAGAGTTTAAGAACAATATCAAAAGACTAACTCAACTGTCTTATAACACAGATAATATCTATGCTAAACAACTCATCATACACCACTTCTCTATATTGATGTATGAACTAGGCAACTTCTACAGCAAAACTGTATTACAAAAAAGTAATACTAAACTGATGAGAAAAGAAGAGTTGGCAAAAAAATTCATTTACCTGGTATCAACTCATTTTAAGAAAGAGAGAAGTGTACAGTTCTATGCAGAATCTATGTATATCAGTAGAAAGCACCTTACAAAAATCATAGTAGAGGTGTTCCAAAAAACGCCAAAACAGATTATATCTGAAACCATAATCTTAGAGGCTAAGGTGCTCCTTAGAAACCCTAAATCATCTATCACAGATATTATTAATGAGTTGAACTTCATTGACTTGTCAGTATTCAGTAAGTTTTTTAAAACACATACTGGAATTTCTCCTACAGACTTTAAGAATAATCTATAA
- a CDS encoding efflux RND transporter permease subunit: MKIAEISIKRPSIIIVMFIALLLGGLFSYKNLSYELVPKFEVNVITVATVYPGASPAEIENTVTKKIEDAVASLENVKKVEAMSFESLSTVMIYLNSTADVDLSLNDAQRKINAILKDLPKDVDPPSLQKYSLSDLPILTLSITSDLTEKELYDLLDKKIQPIFSRVNGVAKVELIGGEERQIQVLLDPKKLEAYGLSVPMVQQIILGSNLDFPTGNVKSNDKQTIIRLEGKYKDVEEMRNLVIASQGGIDIRLGDVADVQDGIKEIEKIARLNQKSTILMQVIKQSDANAVTVSELTHETITEVERNYSDHNVQIKVANDSSEFTLEAANAVMFDLFLAIVLVAFVMLFFLHSLRNAIIVMVAIPLSLIATFIGIYLLGYTLNLLSLLALSLVVGILVDDAIVVIENIHRHMEMGKNKVRASYDGAKEIGFTVTAITLVIVVVFLPIAMSSGLVPNIIKQFCVTVIIATMLSLLVSFTIVPWLFSRYGRIEVIKPSTFFGKIIHGFEKGLNSFTHGISNLLVWSLNSTRNTIIVIVIVAISFFASIALLPMGYIGAEFFPKTDKGEFLVQLELDKDASLQQTNKVTQKVEDFLSTKPEIVDMITTVGQSSEGYGGAQATKYKSEIHVILTDKKERKENSFVYAAQLKNELAPLIAEAKVKTVPVGLIGAEEAPLALTVTGSTLDDAMDFAIQAKELLDKIPGTMETKLTTETGSPEINVQVNRDKMAALGLDMYTVGMTMQTAFNGNTDGKFRAGEYEYDINIRFQEYARTTIDDVKEISFKNNVGQDIKLAQFADIKYSSGPSILERRDKSPSVTIKSQTIGRAPGAIAEEWVPQFEQLTIKPGVKYLWTGTMEDQEEGFGTLGVALLAAIILVYLVMVALYDSFSKPFIVIFSVPLSFIGALLALAIANISLNIFTILGIIMLIGLVCKNAILLVDFANHRIDAGDSVHDALIAANHARLRPILMTTIAMVIGMVPIALANGAGAEMNNGLAVVIIGGLLSSLLLTLVIVPIIYSIFDKIGSRFSKKEKVDYNELMTADYDYNEGFIDEFTAKHINKK, from the coding sequence ATGAAAATAGCCGAAATATCAATAAAACGTCCTAGTATCATTATCGTAATGTTCATCGCATTACTGCTAGGTGGTTTATTTAGTTATAAAAATCTGAGTTACGAATTAGTTCCTAAGTTTGAAGTAAACGTAATTACAGTTGCAACAGTCTACCCAGGAGCTTCACCTGCTGAGATAGAAAACACAGTAACCAAAAAAATAGAAGATGCTGTAGCCTCGCTAGAGAACGTAAAGAAAGTAGAAGCCATGTCATTCGAGAGTTTATCTACCGTGATGATATACTTAAACTCTACTGCTGACGTAGATCTATCTCTTAACGATGCTCAGCGTAAGATCAACGCTATCCTAAAGGACTTACCTAAGGACGTAGATCCTCCTTCGCTACAGAAGTACTCACTGAGTGACTTACCTATCCTTACACTAAGTATCACGAGTGACTTAACAGAGAAAGAGCTATATGACTTATTAGATAAAAAAATACAACCTATCTTCTCTCGTGTGAATGGAGTAGCTAAGGTAGAGCTTATCGGAGGGGAAGAAAGACAGATACAGGTATTATTAGATCCTAAAAAGCTAGAAGCTTATGGACTTAGCGTACCTATGGTACAGCAGATCATCTTAGGGTCTAACTTAGACTTCCCTACTGGTAACGTAAAGTCGAATGACAAACAAACCATCATCCGCCTAGAAGGGAAATACAAGGATGTAGAAGAAATGAGAAACTTAGTTATCGCTTCTCAGGGTGGTATAGATATTCGCTTAGGTGATGTAGCTGATGTACAGGACGGTATTAAAGAGATCGAAAAGATCGCCCGTCTAAATCAGAAGTCTACTATCTTAATGCAAGTTATCAAACAGTCTGATGCCAATGCGGTGACTGTATCAGAGCTAACACATGAGACTATCACAGAAGTAGAACGCAACTACAGTGACCATAACGTTCAAATCAAAGTAGCGAATGACTCTTCAGAGTTTACACTAGAGGCAGCGAATGCTGTAATGTTTGACTTATTCTTAGCGATAGTCTTAGTGGCATTCGTGATGTTGTTCTTCTTACACAGTTTGAGAAACGCTATCATCGTGATGGTGGCTATCCCACTATCTTTGATTGCTACTTTTATTGGGATATACTTATTGGGATATACGCTAAACTTACTGAGTTTACTAGCTCTATCCTTAGTAGTAGGTATCCTAGTGGATGACGCCATCGTAGTGATAGAGAATATCCACCGACACATGGAGATGGGTAAAAACAAAGTACGTGCATCATATGATGGAGCTAAAGAGATTGGGTTCACTGTTACTGCTATTACTTTAGTAATCGTAGTTGTATTCTTACCGATCGCGATGTCATCAGGTCTAGTACCGAATATCATTAAACAGTTCTGTGTGACTGTAATTATAGCGACTATGCTATCGTTATTAGTATCATTCACTATTGTACCATGGTTATTCTCTAGATATGGACGTATCGAAGTGATTAAGCCATCTACCTTCTTTGGTAAGATTATACATGGATTCGAAAAGGGGTTAAACTCATTCACACACGGGATTTCTAACTTACTAGTGTGGTCGTTAAACTCTACTCGTAACACAATCATTGTTATTGTTATCGTAGCGATATCCTTCTTTGCATCGATCGCCTTATTACCGATGGGATATATCGGAGCAGAGTTCTTCCCTAAGACGGATAAAGGAGAATTCTTAGTACAGTTAGAACTAGATAAAGATGCGTCGTTACAACAGACAAACAAAGTAACTCAAAAGGTAGAAGACTTCTTAAGCACTAAACCAGAAATAGTAGATATGATCACTACAGTAGGTCAATCTTCTGAAGGATATGGTGGAGCACAAGCTACTAAATACAAGTCTGAGATACACGTAATCCTAACAGATAAGAAAGAACGTAAAGAGAACTCATTCGTATATGCTGCACAGCTAAAGAATGAGCTAGCACCACTCATCGCTGAGGCAAAAGTAAAGACTGTACCCGTAGGACTAATCGGAGCTGAAGAAGCACCTCTAGCCTTAACAGTAACAGGATCTACCTTAGACGATGCTATGGACTTCGCCATACAAGCGAAAGAGCTATTAGATAAAATACCAGGTACAATGGAGACAAAGCTGACTACGGAAACGGGTAGCCCTGAGATCAATGTACAGGTAAACCGTGATAAGATGGCTGCACTAGGTCTAGATATGTACACAGTAGGTATGACCATGCAAACGGCGTTCAACGGAAATACTGATGGTAAGTTTAGAGCTGGAGAATATGAGTACGACATCAATATCAGATTTCAGGAATATGCTAGAACGACGATAGATGATGTAAAAGAGATTAGCTTTAAGAATAATGTAGGTCAAGATATAAAACTAGCTCAGTTCGCAGATATTAAGTATAGTTCTGGTCCTTCTATCCTAGAGCGTAGAGATAAGAGTCCGTCTGTGACTATTAAATCTCAAACGATAGGACGTGCTCCTGGTGCGATAGCAGAAGAGTGGGTACCACAGTTCGAACAGTTAACCATAAAACCTGGGGTTAAATACTTATGGACTGGAACGATGGAGGATCAAGAAGAAGGATTTGGTACACTGGGAGTAGCCTTATTAGCTGCTATTATATTAGTGTACTTAGTAATGGTAGCGCTATATGATAGTTTCTCTAAACCATTCATCGTGATCTTCTCTGTACCGTTGTCATTCATTGGAGCATTATTAGCATTAGCGATAGCGAATATATCACTGAATATCTTCACGATATTAGGTATCATCATGTTGATCGGGCTAGTATGTAAGAATGCCATTCTACTAGTAGACTTTGCGAATCACAGAATAGATGCTGGAGATAGTGTACACGATGCATTAATCGCTGCTAACCATGCACGTCTACGCCCAATCTTAATGACGACTATCGCGATGGTGATCGGGATGGTGCCTATCGCCTTAGCAAATGGTGCAGGTGCTGAGATGAATAACGGACTAGCAGTAGTGATCATCGGAGGACTACTATCCTCTCTACTACTGACCTTAGTCATCGTGCCTATCATCTACTCTATCTTCGACAAGATAGGAAGCCGATTCTCTAAAAAAGAAAAAGTAGATTATAATGAGCTAATGACTGCTGACTATGACTACAATGAAGGCTTTATCGATGAGTTCACAGCTAAACATATAAATAAAAAATAA